In Scyliorhinus canicula chromosome 12, sScyCan1.1, whole genome shotgun sequence, the sequence ATGAGATGGTTCTTGGCTGCAATTCCAGAATCAGATACACATCAATTGAGAAGTTCCATATTtcgaaagagaagtggtgggtgaaaactatcttttgaggttgagaccccggagtaagttattaacttacagctgactccaaattaaaatactacgctgctgtagctgacctgtaaGACCACACCCATGAGGCTATCAGTATTCTGGAATAGCATCTCCTCGGAGTATCCAGTGCTAagtaaaaaaaatttgaaaaacactggtctaaaTGCATACCACAAGAGCAAATACAAAAATTAAAAAAGTTACAACTGTCGAAAGTTGCTGGAGTGAAATTCATGCACTGCAGCGAAGGAATTGCTCACAAGCCTGAACAGTaactttaaaatatatattgtgGCTGCTCTGAGTCACTTCTAGCTTGCTGCGGCCCACTCTGAAACAATTTCTATAATCCTACGAATGATAACATGACAGTTTTCAACAGGGTGGAGTTAGACACAAAACTCTGTTTAAGGGCTTGACTGTCACCGTAAAGTCAGATACAAGATGATCCAAACAGACTTAGTAAGGGAGACAATCCCATTTGTGCCGTTTCAGAGCGAGGTCAATGGCACAACATTATTGCCATGCCTGCCAAGAATTTAATGGCTCAACTATCACCTTCAGAAAAAAATTTGCCCTTCAACTCTATGACGCCTTTTAATTGACTGGTTATTTCCACTGTAAAGCCAAGTTTAATAGATGTACATAATTTTCAACATACTTCAAATGGTTCTTTAAACTATGAGTGTATGTCCATGTTGAATTCAATCAGCATTGTAAGAGGAAACATCAAActattcaaaaatcaatagcacaCACAATACTATCAGAAAGATTGTATTTGTGCACCTTTTCCAACTTCAAGACGCCCTACAGCATTTTAGAGCAAATCAAGTGCAATTGAAGTTCAGTCATAATTGCCATACATGTGATTTCAAATTACCAGTTTACGGTTGGCAATGTTTCTATAATCCAACGTCTACCATCCTTCTATACCAGTTTCCTCTTTTTCAACCTTTCCACATGTTTAAAAAAGCAGTTTATACAGAAGGTAGGGAAAGTGTACCGTGCAATGGCATGCAtgagggcagcccggtagcatggtggttagcataaatgcttcacggctccagggtcccaggttcaattcccggctgggtcactgtctgtgcggagtctgcacgtcctccccgtgtgtacgtaggtttcctccgggtgctccggtttcctcccacagtccaaagatgtgcgggttaggtggattggccatgctaaattgcccggtgtcctaatagtaaggttaaggggggagttgttgggttacgggtatagggtggatacgtgggtttgagtagggtgatcattgctcagcacaacatcgagggccgaagggcctgttctgtgctgttctattctattctattgacCTTGTGATGATCATTCCTGCAGTCCCTAAATTCTGCACTCAAACCTcctactagaatcatagaatttacagtgcatttggcccatcgagactacaCCAGTCCCCGAAAGAGGACCCTATATAAGATCaccgctccaccctatccccgtaaccccatctaacttttggacactatggggcaatttaccgtgaccaatccaccttacccgtacatctttggactatgggaggaaaccggaccacccaggacacccacacagacacggggtgaacgtgcaaactccgcagtgactcagcagggaattgaacccgggcccctggcactgttaagcagtagtgctaaccactgtgctatcctgctgcccacCTTGTCCCTAACTCCCCAAACACATACTACTCTTTCCCAGtctccccacccaccatctccTCTATCCCGTCCACCCCACCTGCCATCCCCTCAACCCACAGTCCACCCTGCCCACTATCCCCTCTACCCAGAGATCCCCCATCTACTCTCTACCCAGTCTCTCCTGCTCATCTTCCCTCTACACCAGTCCCAACAACCCCCAGCCCCCCGCCTACTATCCCctctaccccatccccccacccaccatcccctctaccccagccccccacccaccatcccctctaccccagccccccgcccacccaccatcccctaaccccctcaccatcccctaacccccccaccatcccctcgacctccagcccccccaccattccctatacccccagcaccaccaccccctctaaccccagcaccaccacccaccatcccctctaccccagccccccacccaccatcccctaaccccccagcaatccccccaccatcccctcgatctccaacccccctcccaccattccCTCTACCACAGCACCACTACCCACCATCTCCTCTactccagccccctcccaccatcccctTGACCCCAGCACCACCGCCCACCATCTACtctaccccagccccccaccatcccctaaccccccccccagcaatcccctcgatctccagccccccccaccattccctctacccccaacaccaccaaccaccatctcctctaccccatcccctcccaccatcccctTGACCCCCAGCACCACCACCCACCATCTCCTCTACCCGCAGCCTCCTCCCACCATCCCCTTGACCCCCAGCACCACCCACCATCTCCTCTACCCTCAGCCCACCATCCACTGCCCCcagtccccccacccaccacccaccatctCCTCTACCCTCAGCCCACCATCCACTGCCCCcagtccccccacccaccacccactgcccctccgcCCACTGTCCCCTCGACCTCGTACCGCCTGCCCGCCATCCCCTCTACCTTccctccaccctcagccccctaccctcagcccccctcctctaccctaagccccccctcctctaccctcagccccccctcctctaccctcagcccccctcctctaccctcagcccccccctcctctaccctcagcccacccctcctctaccctcagcccacccctcctctaccctcagcccccccctcctctaccctcagcccccctcctctaccctcagccccccctcctctaccctcagccccccctcctgctcaccctcagccccccctcctctaccctcagcccccctcctcctctaccctcagctcccccctcctcctctaccctcagctccccccctcctcctctaccctcagctcccccctcctcctcaaccctcagctcccccctcctcctctaccctcagctcccccctcctcctcctctaccctcagctccccctcctctaccctcagctctccccccccagctctcctCCCCAAGCTCTCACCCCccagctctcttcccccccccccccccaccagctccccccaGCTCTCCTCCCccgttctctcctcccccccaaaactctctcctctccccccccccctctctcctcttccccccccactctctcctctccccccctctcatcctctcccccccccactctcttcctctccccccctctctcctctctccccgcccccacctctcctctctccccgcccccacctctcctctccccccactctctcctcccccccccactctctctcctcccccccccactctctcctctcccccccccactcttcctctcccccccccactctctcctctcccccccccactctctcctcccccctctctcctctctccccccactctctcctctccccccccctctctcctctccccctctctctctcctctccccctcactctctcctctccccccccactctctcctctccccccccactctctcctctcctcccccccactctctcctctcctccccccccactctctcctctcccccccccactctctcctcccccccccactctctcctctccccccccccccacctctctcctctcccccccccactctctcctctccccccccccactctctcctctcccccccccccactctctcctctccccccccccccactctctcctctccccccccccactctctcctctccccccccccactctctcctctcccccccccactctctcctctcccccccccactctctcctctcccccccctactctctcctctcccccccccactctctcctctccccccccccactctctcctctccccccccccactctctcctctcccccccccccccactctctcctctcccccccccccactctctcctctccccccccccactctctcctctccccccccccccactctctcctctccccccccactctctcctctccccccccccactctctcctctccccccccactctctcctctccccctcactctctcctctcccccccccactctctcctctccccccccccccactctctcctctccccccccccccactctctcctctccccccccccactctctcctctcccccccccccactctctcctctccccccccccccccactctctcctctccccccccccactctctcctctcccccccccactctctcctctcccctctcccccccccactctctcctctcccccccccccaataccatcGCTTCTACCCCAAAACCTCCTCTGCTCCAGTCAGCCCCTGACCCCCAATCCACTCTCTGCCGTCCCTCCAGCGGGTCGGCAGCCGCCGCTCTTACCCGGCACCGTGCCGCGGAGGAGGGAGCTCTGCAGTGGGCGACAGTCTCCGGCAGCTCCCGGCGAGGGTGGATGGTGGAAGCGGCCATTCCCGCTCTCCATCCCCGGCTGCTCTCGCGGGATCTGGCGGCTGCACCCGTCTGCCTGACCTTTCACCCCGGTCTCCGCCAGGCCCGGAGCGGGCGGAAGCGGGAAGCCGGGAATCCGGCCGCCTGTGGACTGCCCCCTCGGTGTGTGAGCTGGGCCGCGGCCTGGTCGTGAACAACAGTGAGAACACCTGGCTGGTAAAACTGAGAGAAACAATCCTCATCCGAGTGGTTTTAGCGCTGGCGGCGGGGTGACTTTGATCTTTATTTCAGCCGTCTGGCGCTCACCGAATGAAACCTGTTCTTGGGGGTGGCCCACACTGGGAACCCCCCAGACCTGCCTTTCTGCCTCCAGCTCCTCACAGGGTAACTGCTCAGTTTCTCCCTCACAGAAAGACAGCAAGTGGCTGCCTTGCCCAATGTCCAGGAACTCAGGAGTAACTTCTTTTGGACAAGGATCTGCGACTAAGGCCAAACAGGAGGATGCCTTTTAAAACGCACCTGAGACAAGGATGTTACAGGATTCCGCTTCAAAACTTGTTTGATCCAAAAAAAATCCCCTGCTGACCCAACAGAAATAACCCAACCTAATTTTAGGCAGAAAATGCAAGCAGAACACTGAAAATACTCAGCCTCTGTGAAGAGACAGCAGTTTACATTTCGGGTGGATGGCCCTTGCTTGAATGGTTGATAAATCAATTGCATACCCACGTTTGTTTTTCCAATAACCTATTACCAAACCCAACACAGCACCAGATGTCTTTTCAAGAAAAATTATCTAATCCTAATATGGCGCAGAAAGAAGTCAAAGAAGCATTTATCAGTAACCTAAGTGGCACTACGCTGGCTGAGAATTTATTGGGTTTAATTCTGTCTGCATTATGTGTCACCTGCCGAGGACTGATATTAATGTACTTTGTTGGACCAAGTGGTGTCTCATCGTGGAAAAGACTCCTGTTGATTGATTTTATTATGCTGGTGGCCTCTCTTGTCTTGTCCTGCACGGTTTTGTCAGATGTACTTCATTGGGTGGTGCTGGTTCTAGCAGCTGTACTTGTCCTATCTGTGGTTCAGATATACAATCAAAGAAAACGGTATTCCCATCAAAACTTAAAAGAAGTCATAGGATCTTTTTATGAAACCAGTTTGGATATgaattacattccctttgtcactTTGTTTCGGGTCTTTGTTAACATAAAGACTGGCATCAGCATTCTAGCTGTGGACTTTCCAATTTTCCCAAGACGCTATGCTAAAGCTGAAACATATGGGACTGGAATTATGGATTTTGGAGTGGCAGCTTTCGTTTTTGCAAATGCCCTTGTTTCTCCTGAAGCTCGACAGAGGACCAAAAATATATCACTTTCCAAATTTAGTTTTGTGATTAAACAGATCATAGCAGTTTGGCCTTTAGTTTTCTTGGGATTTGCTCGTCTAATAAGCATTAAAGCAGTGGACTATCATGAGCACATATCTGAATATGGTTTACATTGGAACTTCTTTTTCACACTGGCAATAGTTAGGATCCTGTCATCTTTTCTTTTGATTTTATGCCCTGTTAGAAGTTCTTGGATCTTGTCAGCGAGCATCG encodes:
- the pigw gene encoding phosphatidylinositol-glycan biosynthesis class W protein, with the protein product MSFQEKLSNPNMAQKEVKEAFISNLSGTTLAENLLGLILSALCVTCRGLILMYFVGPSGVSSWKRLLLIDFIMLVASLVLSCTVLSDVLHWVVLVLAAVLVLSVVQIYNQRKRYSHQNLKEVIGSFYETSLDMNYIPFVTLFRVFVNIKTGISILAVDFPIFPRRYAKAETYGTGIMDFGVAAFVFANALVSPEARQRTKNISLSKFSFVIKQIIAVWPLVFLGFARLISIKAVDYHEHISEYGLHWNFFFTLAIVRILSSFLLILCPVRSSWILSASIAIGYQLLLETTNLKQFILHGSDGKDTRIGFINANREGLFSLLGYLAVYMAGVQTGVYIMKKRTLVVDWIKVQGFLLMSFLILWLLLHVCEALTEHVSRRMANLSFVLWTVGQSLFFLMIYMLADLVLVFVKVISGISNVPSSWNILLGSSQHEKDKTLLKNSPFKKVDKTTVHFCLIEAVSRNQLLFFLQSNILTGLVNLIIDTVHSNSFVSLFVIVLYMFCNCFIVYILHINDITLKFW